From Pseudoleptotrichia goodfellowii, a single genomic window includes:
- a CDS encoding acetyl-CoA carboxylase carboxyltransferase subunit alpha: MSVKEEIKELEDKIEELRRFSAEQKIDFSKQIGELEKNLEEKYLEFSEKEMDSWARIQISRNPKRPYTLDYINELTQDFVELHGDRLSKDDHAIIGGLASVDGYNIMIIGHQKGRDLESNMYRNFGMASPEGYRKALRLMRMAERFELPILTLIDTSGAYPGIEAEEKGQGEAIAKNLSEMFSLRVPVVSVVIGEGGSGGALGIGVADSVLMLENSVYSVISPEGCASILFNDATRAAEAAKSLKMDAINLKGLKIIDEIIEEPLGGAHRNLEKTAQNLKAAVLKEFKKIDKLTVEELLERRYEKFRKMGEYFENEENIEENEK, translated from the coding sequence ATGAGTGTTAAAGAGGAAATAAAAGAATTAGAAGATAAAATAGAAGAATTGAGACGCTTTTCCGCTGAACAGAAAATTGATTTCTCAAAACAGATAGGGGAATTGGAAAAAAATCTTGAAGAAAAATATTTAGAATTTAGTGAAAAAGAAATGGATTCATGGGCGAGAATTCAAATTTCGAGAAATCCCAAAAGACCTTATACTCTTGACTATATAAATGAACTTACTCAGGATTTTGTAGAACTGCATGGAGACAGACTGTCCAAAGATGATCATGCGATAATCGGAGGATTGGCTTCTGTAGACGGTTATAATATAATGATAATCGGGCATCAGAAAGGTAGGGATCTGGAATCGAATATGTACAGAAATTTCGGCATGGCAAGTCCTGAAGGATACAGAAAAGCATTAAGACTTATGAGAATGGCTGAAAGATTTGAGTTGCCTATACTTACTCTTATTGATACTTCGGGAGCATATCCGGGAATAGAAGCTGAAGAAAAAGGTCAGGGAGAAGCTATAGCAAAAAATCTGTCTGAAATGTTCAGTTTAAGAGTTCCTGTTGTTTCTGTAGTTATTGGAGAAGGAGGAAGCGGAGGAGCTTTGGGAATAGGAGTTGCCGATTCTGTTCTGATGCTTGAAAACAGTGTCTATTCCGTTATTTCTCCTGAAGGTTGTGCATCTATACTTTTTAATGATGCAACAAGAGCTGCCGAAGCTGCCAAAAGTCTGAAAATGGATGCTATAAACTTAAAAGGTTTGAAAATAATAGATGAAATAATTGAAGAGCCTCTCGGAGGTGCTCACAGAAATCTTGAAAAGACTGCTCAAAATTTAAAAGCTGCTGTTTTGAAAGAGTTTAAGAAAATAGATAAACTGACAGTAGAAGAATTGCTTGAAAGAAGATACGAAAAGTTCAGAAAAATGGGCGAATATTTTGAAAATGAAGAAAATATTGAAGAAAATGAGAAATAA
- the accD gene encoding acetyl-CoA carboxylase, carboxyltransferase subunit beta: protein MGLFSSKKSKNKYATVTSKSKLTMDVVDDNKWKKCSRCNEIIYNEDLKNNLNICPKCGNYFRLTAFERIELLVDEDTFIEEDMTLNSKDFLKFPGYEEKLENSREKSRMLDGIISGIGKINGIEVSIAAMEFSFMGGSMGSVVGEKVTRALERGIEKKIPVVIVSSSGGARMQEGIVSLMQMAKTSGAVKRLNEAGLPFISVPVDPTTGGVTASFAMLGDIIVTEPNALIAFAGPRVIEQTVNQKLPKGFQRAEFLLEHGMVDVISERKDLKMTIYRILEKLI, encoded by the coding sequence ATGGGACTTTTTTCAAGTAAAAAATCAAAAAATAAATATGCAACAGTTACTTCAAAATCAAAGTTGACGATGGATGTTGTAGACGATAACAAATGGAAAAAATGCAGCAGATGTAATGAAATAATATACAACGAAGATTTAAAAAATAATCTGAATATCTGCCCTAAATGTGGAAACTACTTCAGATTAACAGCTTTTGAGAGAATAGAGCTTCTTGTTGATGAAGATACTTTTATTGAAGAAGATATGACTTTAAATTCAAAAGATTTTTTAAAGTTCCCGGGATATGAAGAAAAACTTGAAAACTCAAGAGAAAAAAGCAGAATGCTCGACGGGATAATAAGCGGAATAGGAAAGATTAACGGAATTGAAGTAAGTATTGCCGCTATGGAATTCAGCTTCATGGGAGGAAGTATGGGATCCGTTGTCGGTGAGAAAGTAACGAGGGCTTTGGAAAGAGGGATAGAGAAAAAGATTCCTGTTGTTATAGTTTCAAGCTCGGGGGGAGCAAGAATGCAGGAAGGAATAGTTTCTCTTATGCAAATGGCAAAGACTTCGGGAGCCGTTAAAAGACTTAATGAAGCGGGATTACCTTTTATATCGGTTCCGGTAGATCCTACAACGGGAGGTGTAACTGCATCTTTTGCAATGCTTGGAGATATTATAGTAACCGAGCCTAATGCTTTAATAGCGTTTGCCGGTCCGAGAGTTATAGAACAGACGGTAAATCAGAAGTTACCTAAAGGATTTCAAAGAGCTGAATTTTTGCTTGAACACGGTATGGTAGATGTCATAAGTGAAAGAAAAGATTTAAAAATGACAATTTATCGTATACTTGAAAAACTTATATAA